TGAATAGTTTTAAAGCGTATTTGAGTCAATGCTTTAAAATGAAGGACTTGGGACATCTAAAATATTTTCTAGGACTTGAAGTTGCCCGTAGCAAGAGTGGATTTTACGTGTGTCAAAGGAAATATGCGCTAGATATTATTTCTGAAACAGGTCTATTGGGTGCTAAGCCGGCAGAGTTTCCGATGGAACAAAATCACAAATTAGCCCTTGCAAAAGGTAAGGAGATGGAGGATGGGGAGAAGTACAGGCGTCTAGTGGGACGTCTAATTTACTTGGCGGTAACCAGGCCAGTTTTGGCATATTCAGTACACATTTTGTCTCAATTCATGCAAGCACCAAAAGAGGAGCATTGGGAAGCAGCATTGCGGGTAGTGCGATACTTGAAAAAGTGTCCGGGACAAGGAATTCTTTTACGTTCTGACAGTGCGTTGCAACTAGAGGGATGGTGTGACTCGGGCTGGGCTAGTTGCCCATTAACTCGCCGATCCTTAACCGGTTGGTTTGTCTTGCTCGGAATGTCTCCTGTGTCCTGGAAGACTAAGAAACAACATACAGTATCACGATCATCAGCCGAGGCAGAATATCGTTCTATGGCAGCAATAACTTGTGAGTTAAAGTGGTTGAAGCAGCTACTCGAAGACTTAGGCGTCGAACATAAGCAGGGCATGAACGTGTTTTGTGATAGTCAGTCTGCTCTTCACATTGCACAAaatccggtgttccatgaaCGGACAAAACATATTGAAGCAGATTGTCACTTTATACGAGATGCAATCAAAGACGGAATTATTTGTCCGTCATATGTATCAACAAAGATGCAATTAGCAGATATTTTCACCAAAGCATTAGGAAAAGCACAATTCGAGTTTTTTCTAGCTTggcaagatgggcattcgagatttTCATGCTCCAGCTTGAGGGGAGATGTTaagatagaatactaagtcaaTTGTTAGAGTTAGAGTTAGACTAGGATTATTATAAATTGTAGTATCCTAGTACTAGACGCATATCAGTAGTATTATTAGTTAGAGTTGACATAGAACTCTAATAGATGGTACTATATATACTTTGGTTAATCATCAATAAGAACAACAACTTAATCTCATATTTGTCAAAAACATACCTTAATTTATACTTTAACCAATTTTATCACTTTTTTCCTAATTTCCTAATTGATTTATTTTAGCCAACTTCCTAATAcgaatcaaaaaaaataaaaacaacttaTTGAGCCATGAATTCATTCACTGCTAATTAATGCTTTTGCCGCCTAATTGGTATTTGCTCAATTAATTGCTACTGGGTAGTATTTTCGAGTAGTATTTGCATGTTTGTCTCAATTAATTACTATCACAAGCTTGAATAAATACTACTCTCTATATATACTATCAAACAATATATATAAGAACATACGAACTACTAAATTGCATCAAAGCGTCACATTCCTAGGATTCTTCGCCGTTAATTGAGCAAATACCAGTTAGGCGGCAAAAGCATTAATTAGCAGTGAATGAATTCATGGCTCAAtaagttgtttttatttttttttgattcgTATTAGGAAGTTGGCTAAAATAAATCAATTAGGAAATTAGGAAAAAAGTGATAAAATTGGTTAGAGTACAAATTAAGgtatgttttattattttacaaatcaaatattcaacataCCTTTTTAAACTTGTATATATCCTTTGATATCAAATATTTattatgaatctgttttgttAATATGTGCCCGTGGGCACACGTTAGAAAAACCGTTAGTTTATTTAAGAGTAGGTAAGAGCAAAGATGATCGTggccgggtcgggtcgggcttcgGGTTGATCTCGTATGTCGTGGGCCTAACCGGGTCAGGTCCATGTTGTGTCGTGTTGGGCcgggttgaaaatttcaaaataaggCTCAGGCCGGGCCGAGCCCACTGACTTTCATGTTGGGTCGGACCGAcccgtcgtgcctaaggctaatttttactgaatttagcgtgctttgtcATGCTGGGTCGAGTCGTGTCGTGCCTTGTCGtgatttttccaaaaaattaaggcaCATGCCCGGGCCACGACTTCGTGCCTGTGCCGGGCTGGGGCTTTTTTCGTGCTCGGGCCGGGTCGGGATTTTTTTGTGTCGGGTCTGGTCGGACTTTGGGCCGgcccggcccacaaccatctttaggtaAGAGGAAAGAGTTCACCGGGCCAAAACCTCTTACCACCTCTGCACCTCATGAGTTGTGGACTTGTGGTACAACGGTTTTCAAACTCAACTAAACTCCTAAAAAAAATAGGATAAAGTATAATAATattgtactccgtataattttaTTTGGTTggagaaaaatggagtcttaaGTGAGTTTTGAGTGAGTCCTTgattttcaaactcacttcaAGATTTGTTGTAGTCTTTTACCACATTATCCCAAAATACTCAGACTCGAGACTCGCCTTTAAATTTGGGATAAATTCACCCTTTGAATCATGCAGCCATTGTTTTGTTTATTGAATTTCAGAAAATAATGCAATTTAATTGGATCATTCTTGCATAAACCTgatccaacaaaaatattagtcTTGACCCAAAGTTAATAATTTTCTCTAGCACTCTTTCACATATATAGTGACattttattgttcatatagtcactatagtaaattaaacaccaaaattcttATACGTAGTAACCATTTTTTGTATCATAGTAACCCTGTGTTTTTAAAAGTgattgtgacttaaaatcatATTATTCAAGCACAATATGTATCAACCATACCAATTTGATacttttttcataataatcctaataaacATGCCAACATAAATTAGGAACAAATTGATAACTTTATTTTATgcatggtccacaataatattagtgtggaccaGATCCATTTAAGAATTGGTTACTGGTGGGTTAAACTATGGTTAAGTGACCGAAAATGAAAATGGGGTCCCAAAAGGTGAAAGAAAAAAACCGAGGGTCCTAAAAGGTGCATAAACCAAAAGGTTAGATCCCAACCTTTGGCTTAACTCAGTTATTGATCCTTTTTCCTATTAATTACAATATTTTTACTTCAAAAATAATTCCAACTTATAtgagagcaactccaatggttaaaAAATGGAGTTgctcaccaaaaaaaaagagcaTGTGAGCATGTAACATTGTAACCCACCATTAGCGCAACAATGACATAGGAATATGTTAAAACcttgtagctattttgggcaagtagctaaaaaaaaaagtacctcaaataaataattttttaaaattaaatattatagggaGCTACAAGTTTGTAGCCCACCAATGTGAAAATATGTAGCTTAAATTAATTGTAGTTAAAAGTATGATGTGGCAAAATTAGCCACAACACCTTGTAGCTCACCATTGGAGTTGATCTGACTAATTTCATTGTTTATTAGTAAAACATGAAATAAAATACTTCCTttgttccggaaatatcgcaccatggttgacttttactcatttaaacattactttgactcttaatatctcaaattgtgtgcaagtaaaagttataaaaaattaatatttagaaaatatatatcaatacgaatctaacattaacccacatgactaaaatttccatacgtacgaatcacaaaaaatagccAAAGTCGTAGtataaatagtgtaaaaaataaatggttCGATATTTCCGAAACGGAGGAAATATATAATTCGTATATTCTTTTAGTCATATGATGAATAGAAATATTAAAGTTAATTTTATATAAAATCACCTTCATAATAAAACAAAAACCTTATGTAGCACGAGGTCAATAATACGATCACAAACTAATTTTACCAAACATGTTTGTAAATTGTAAAGTGTACTCCGTATTAGTTTTAGAAAAAGGCAACTGGGCACAGTTGGGCTGGTCCAGCCATACAAGCAAAACCAACCCATACAAGATCCAACATTTCATCACTGAGAAAATTTGGATACAAGTAAAACGCAGACTTTCATGACATCACTGAGCAAATATTGATTGGAGATTGATCGTCTCAAAAAATAACAATTCACAAAAGCTGAGCAAATAAATCCCCATTGATTTGGCACCCTTCTACTTGTTCTTTGGAAATTTTGATTAACTAAATGGGTTTGATTGACGAAGCCAGAGAAAACCATGTCAAGAAGAAGGTTGAAGAAGGTGAGAGAATTTCACAAACCctttcaattttattttcttaaacCCTAGTTTGTTTCCCAAATAGTTTAGGTTATAGGGAGTGAATTAATTGGGAACTACAGTCCTCTGGGCAATTAGGAATTTCGTTATAATGGCCTGGGTTGCTGAATTTCTGCTTGCTTGTGTTATTATTGTTGTCAATAGTAAAGTCATGATTTTGCATTGtggtttttattgttttttttggttGAATTGATCAGAAGGGTAAAGTTCAAAGTGGTTGGTAAATCAAGTTGGAAATTTAAGGTGTGATTgttggtttaattagaaatgTGGGAATTTGAGAGAAGACAAGGGATACAGGAATTAAGTGCTGTTAACTATTATGATATCCAGTTACAAACTATAGAATTCAAAGACTTTGCAGATAAGTAAAATGAGTTATGTAAATTGTAGTAGCAGGAAAATTGCGCCGAGAGAACTTGCGTTTGATGTTTACCATATGGCATTATCCATTAATCCTCCTGAATTCCCATAAATTGGACGCCATAAATGCAAATAGTAGAGAGTTAGAGACAGCCACTCCATGGATACATGAGAAGTAGGTTGCGTGGTACATTGGATGCCTCTCGTAGTGTCTATAAACTCAAGTTCAAGATGCCCTTTTGCATTCGTGACATTGAATAGCCTTGTTAATGTTTTGATGCACACTTTCTCACGCGTTGGCAGTCTTTGTCAAAGGATTATGCACAAGTACTGTATTGTATCTCTATGTCAGTTTAACTCTTTAAAATTCATGGTTTTATGTACTTGTAATCATTCGCTTTCTAATTTTGCTAACTGTATGTTACCCTAACTTCCAGCTTTACGCAGCAAAATGAAGGCAAAAGCACTAAAAGAATGTGATCATTATACTGCGAAGTATGCTGAGTGTGCTTTTGGAAGGACACTGTCAGTTGTTTGGAAGTGTAGGCAGCAAGCTAAAGTATTGAATAGTTGCCTTCATCAATAGTAAGTGCAGTCAGCCTACCCCAACTTCTCTTTTGTATCATTCTTCTATATGTGGCCGTCGGCAAACCATAATATGGGACTTTTTCGTTAAGTAATGATTGTAACTTCTGAAAGTTGAAGTTGGTAGTATTATGTCACATCTTGGAGGTGTATAGCACGTTTGGATTTTTGCATCCGTTTCATGCGAGGATGTAAACCCTGTGGGCCCAAACATACCTGATTAGCATTCTGTTAATGGAATCAAACTAGTTAGTAGTTACAACTCTTCTGAGTTAAGTTTTCTGGAAGTGATTAGGCATATACAATTAAATCAACCTCTTGTAACTACTCTCATCTTCTTCATCAGCTCATCCGCTTTATCCTGATGATAATCTAGTTTGCTGTTGCTAACTTTTGCGAGTATTTTGAGTTGTTTGAGATGTGCTCTTCTCATACTTGAAGCAATGGCTGACTTGAGTTCTGAGGTTTCAAATTTGGAGATTATAGCTGATTTATTTGGCTGTGGAATGGAGCTTCTTCCATCTTCATATCCACGGTCTTTCAATTGGTGCTCCATCATGCTCATCTGAATGATAGAATAGCctttataaataaatattatgCAATACGTCAATTTACTTTTATGTCCATGTATAGAATCTACGGCAAGTATGTTTTAAAGCCAGAGGATGTTTGGGTGAGATTTCACGGGCTAAATGGCTTTCATTAGAATAAGTCAAGATGTGCGTCACCCCAATAATTTTGGAGGACTTGGTGTTAGGCTTCTCTGTACCATGTATAAAGCTCTCATAGCAAAGTGCCCTTCGAAGTTTGGAAGGAAGACAAGGCTTTGTGAAAGAATATCACCAAGATTTAATATGGTGTATAGGGGCTAGGAGCCTAGGGTGGAAGATTTGACATTGTGAATGAATGTCATCGaatttaatattgtgtggagagagGTAGGGTGGTGGAGCAAGAAGGTCCCTTTTTCGCTAGAATAGGCATTTGGAAATCCATAATAGAAAGGGCTGCATGTTTTCAACTCTTCAGCTGGTTTCAAGGTAAGAAGTGCTTCAAGTGTTTAATTATGGCATAATATTTGGTTCAGAGATAGACCCTTAAAGGTTCCATTTTTTGAGCTCTTTAGTATGAGTTATATTAAGGTGAAAGTTTATTTTTCAGGACTTGCTAATGCTTGGAAAGAAGATCTATACTGAGGAATGTTTCTTTTGACGAGGTCGATCTTTAGGGGAAGGGCTCGTTTTGGTTTTGGCATtataagagcaactccaatggttgtagctagggacttgTTTGCAATTTGCAAAAGTTTCAAGCTACTATCTTAAC
This sequence is a window from Spinacia oleracea cultivar Varoflay chromosome 1, BTI_SOV_V1, whole genome shotgun sequence. Protein-coding genes within it:
- the LOC110786878 gene encoding uncharacterized protein; amino-acid sequence: MGLIDEARENHVKKKVEEALRSKMKAKALKECDHYTAKYAECAFGRTLSVVWKCRQQAKVLNSCLHQYTNDSVLEEMKKQYMLQEEAKSSATV